From the Populus nigra chromosome 13, ddPopNigr1.1, whole genome shotgun sequence genome, the window tgttgtttgttgtagtatatcaatttttttcttttttcatatcccttgtattttttatttttttttgctattagcTTTATAATCTTCTCAATATACTCTTGatgattatcataaaaaaaaaaaaaaatactgtaaaaTCAGAGACTTTCGAAATGAAAGCAACCGAGGAGCTAAGCAGGAATTTTCTGATATGCTAATAACTTAGTCACCAGGTCtgcctaaaataaaataaaaaaaacctggaGTCATGCATCCTTTACCATGTACCATATAAATCTGATACTGCTTTGCAGATTGaggaattaaaaaacacttcatCTCTAACTCTTCTTATCGTTTTCAGTGATGACTGGAGAAGTATGGACTCAACTAAGCTCAGCCATAACTGGCCTAATGCTTGCTTGGGTCATGTTTCGACAATATTTCCCTCATCAACTTCGTGGCTATCTCGAAAAATATATTCAGAAGTTGATGAGTTTGGTGGTATCCTTTCATCCACATTACCTTTCATGAATTCACGAGTGAGCGTCTCAAGCGCAGCGAGGCCTTTTCTGCCATTCAGAACTATCCCAGCTCCAATTCTACAAAGAATGCTAAGAGACTCAAGGCTGATGCTGTCTATAAAAGCTAGTCTATCATCGTGATTGCCTGGAAGCGTTGCTATTTCCTTTATGGCCCTCCGGGAACTGGCAAATCGACTATGATTGCTGCTATGGCTAATTTCTTGGGTTATGATGTTTATGGTCTGGAGTTGACCACAGTCAAGGACGACAGCGATCTTAGGAAGCTATTGATCGAAACCACTGGAAAATCTATCATCGTGATTGAGGATATTGATTGCTCACTTGATCTTACAGGacagaggaagaaaaaggagaaagatgAGAATGATGCCGAAACAGGAAAAGAGAAGGATCCAATTTCTAAGAAGAAAAGGGAGGCTGAAGAAGAGAGCAAACGCACTAGTAAGGTTACTTTATCAGGGCTTGAATTTCATCGATGGAATCTGGTCAGCATGTGGGGGAGAAAGAATTATTGTGTTCACTACCAATTATGTGGACAGACTGGATCCTGCTTTAATAAGGAGGGGGAGGTTGGACAAGAGCATAGAAATGTCATATTGTCGCTTTGAAGCATTCAAGGTGCTAGCCAAGAATTATTTGGAACTCGAGTCCCACGAATTGTTTGGAAAAATTGAAGAGTTGTTGGGGAAGACAGATCTCCTGCTGATGTTGCTGAGAATCTGATGCCAAAGTCAGACTAAGAAGACGAGGAGACTTTTTTGAAGTGTTTGATTGAAGCTCTTGAGGCTTCAAAggagaaagcaagaaaaaagcCTGAAGAAGAAGCAATGTTAAAGGCTAAGAGAGCAGGCAGAGAATGGTGAAGCATCTTCTTCCAAGGAAGAAGTAGCAGTAAAAGAGGATGGTGTCACCTCATCCAAGGAAGTGAAGCAGAATGGTGTCATTGCTCAAGGTTAGAGTGGAGAGACAGTGTCAACACCTTGAATACCATTATTAGACATTTGATTATGCAGGAACTTAGAACACAGCACAGTTGCAATGTAGTTGCTGTCAAATAAGTTTGATTAGCCGTTGTAATTGGATTACTTACTGCATAATTGCCTATTGTTAATTTTCCTGGTAATCTATCACTATTGTTAGTCAATTTTTAAAACTGTGCCACCTGCTTCTTGTAGATTCCAAATCACCCACTGGGTTTCACCTTTCTTTGATTATATAAGATCATAGAGATAAAAGATGCTAAAGAAGACAGTGTTTAGTAAATGGGGCATTTTATTTTTGCTGTTGATCATCCTTTTTCACCCTTAGATTCCACAACTCCATCAACTGTccctttttcttaaatattccTAGAGCTGATAAGacatccattttctttttgctgTTGATCATCCTTTTTCACCCTAAGATTCCACAACTCCATCAACCGTccctttttcttaaatattccTAGAGCTGATAGACATCCACTAAcgcaaacaaaacaagaaattttctAGAGTTCGAACCATAATTGAACAGAGTTAACAATACTGCGACTACTGCTGTATTTCATTTCTACTATAGAAACATACAGATCAAGAgtaaaccctaaccctagagACATACTTGCATACTAgagaaacagaaaaagaaaaagaaaaggaaaaaaaaaaaaaagaggcccAATTAACTACATGAACAAAAGAAAGTACATAGCTAATCAAGAACTAGTGAACTTAGTGACAGCCTTAGTTCCCTCAGAAACAGCATGCTTAGCCAACTCTCCAGGCAAAACCAACCTGACAGCAGTCTGGATCTCCCTCGAGGTAATCGTGGGCTTCTTGTTATACCTAGCTAGTCTTGAGGATTCCTGAGCAAGCTTCTCgaaaatatcattaatgaaCGAATTCATGATACCCATCGCCTTGCTTGAAATCCCAATATCTGGATGAACTTGCTTCAGGACCTTGAAGATGTAGATCTTGTAGGTCTCTGTGCTCTTCTTcaccctcttcttcttcttgtctcCAGCTACTGCTGCTCCGCCTTCTTTTGGGAGCTTCTTGCCTGCCTTTGGCTTCTTCTCTGCAGGGGCTTTCTCTGCCACTGTCTTCTTCTCCTCCGCCGGCTTCTTCTCCGCTGGCTTTTTCTCTGCTCTTGGTGCCATTTTTTCTCGAAGGCGACGAAACCAGAGGAGGAGAGGCGAAGAGAGTTTTTTGTTGGAGATGACTTTTCGTGCTGTGATAGTATTGTTTCTTCACTTATATAATAGGAGGCGGGTAGTGTCCTTGTGTGATTGGtcgtttcttttttatatggatTGATGACGTGGATGGTTTCGATCGTTGGATTAGAAAAGGGTAATTTATCAGTTGGCGGTATAGATTGTTTGATATAGTTCCATAGTAGTCGTTTAACACAGATTGCTGACATGGACGAAACAAGTGTAAcggaattaattatttaaagttgAGTTTcgtatgaattttaattttaattctaattcttttaacttttaactaacgagggtgtttgttttgtatttagaaAGTGATTAATTGGATGGGAGttctggtgattttttttttaaaggtataatttttttaaaatacatatcatatttttaaaagttaaaaatacatactttttatatgaattttataaaaaaaaagctaaaaccaTCTTTGAACCAAACATCCTCTAATAAGTGTTTAATAATAAGTAAAACGCAGGTTTAAAGACGTGGGATCCATATTAAATTATAGTTCAACCACATGCTAATGAAAAGCATGTCTTTAGTATTTGTTTGGTATTATGGTTAGAACTGTGTTTTGTTTCAACCATAATTTATATTCGTATAGTTAAACATTTAAAcgtagattttaaaaatgaatctcACTAAAAATTAAGGTCACACTACTTGTTTTGCTAAAGCAAAAAATTGTTGCTTTTCATTGCCTATCACATTGTCACATGTGCAAAGTGAATAATCACTTTGACACTGTTTACATGAATAGTGCCAGGTGAATTATCACGTGGCACTGTCCACGTGAACAGTGTCAGGCTCTTATAATTAACGAGTCACTGTTCGCATGAATAGCGACTCCACTATTCATTAAACCGTACTCGatccagtaaaaaaaatcattttttaattgtgttttactcgaaaaactaatgtttaatatgattcaatgacactacataattatattagaaaGAGATTgtatgatgacgtagcatttgcagaattttatcgcaatttcaattttattctttatgatattttacctgatattgTTGCACACTCagaaaaccatgaaaactataATTCTTGTCGGATAGATTTCACACATGATAAAattgcacatagtttaatgaaataataaaaaatattttatataaagtattgtttattttatgatgtaataacagtagctaaatctacaatatttaaattaaaaaccatcaatattaatatatatatatatatatatatatatatatatatattttaattattttataacctcaatttgaaaaacactcttaaccaaacacattaaactactttttgatCAACCTTAATtacaaccacaattttaaccaaacatatatttttccaaaccaacctcaactaaaaatactttttataaaataatttttttcaaaccataaccacaacaattaccacaataccaaacacgctAAGTCCTGTAATCTCTTTTTCGCGTACAATCATGTGTGTTAGTGTTAGtgtagaattttattttcaagtagttaatattaaatatatattaattgttcAATGTCAGTATGGAAACAATTAATATCATATTTGGTAATTTCATGtttaaccataattttaattaaatattaatcacATGTTTTTGGTGAATAAACAGTTTCAACCATAAATTTCACCAAACACATAATTTACGTAAAGCAACCAcacaaaaaagtgttttttcaaaaattaccttTATGAAACTACAAATACAAAAGCAACCATAATACCAAACATACTAGAATTTTTTCTTCCATCAagattttgtaataaaatttgattagaatttttatttaattaaaaattgaaaatctaaacttttaatttataaattctaatttataCTACATCtcttattgaaaaaaatgattttagttgtttttattaaacataattttaacttACTTTTATCCTacactatttataaaaaaatattttgaaattataacttaaaaaaaagaagaattataaGTCAAAACCAAATGAATACTAAGATCATCTTCGCGAAATCCTAAAATGATCAAGAAGTATTTATTTCTCAAGTACTTTTTGTGATTTGTATATTGAACTATGATTAAGTAACTTACGCTCTTCTTAAACTCTTAACTCAACTTGATATGGCCTGTGATAAAAGGTCATATGTTAAAGTTAGGTCCAACTATGTAgttgtgttaattattttttaaaaataaaatatgttttaaacctgatttgttattttattttatcttaattaacaCTAAACcaattctaaaaagaaattaacgcTAAACCAAATACTTAAGAATAGATCATCCATTAAAAATTCGCCCAAAATATGAAAGCTAAAACAAAGAGAGGGGAATTTTTGTTAATGGAATCCAATCTAAACATATACCAATACTCGAATGATTTCATCTTGGGTAtatcaatttgaatttttataacaaaaaaattaaattcagatTAAACTCGGATTTGTCATAAGTTGACGCTGTCGACCGAACCTCTCCCTGGCCCAACCAAAACTATCTTCTCCTAGTCCATCAGTGTTCAGACCTCTAACACAAAACCCAACTGAACCTTCAATGTCAAGTCCAACCCAGTTGAAAAACATATAAGAGAAAAGGGGGGAATCCACCGACCAAATGCCTACACGCTTACCTTAATTTTCAAGTTACAGAACCAATGCAtgcatttcaaaattcaaacgCCATCCTAGTACAAGCCACTCTACTTCTGTTATAACCACCGTATTATTCCTCCACATTTACATCGTAGGTTAAGCTCCTGTATAGAAGTGCAACACAGACAGGTGTTGGcgaaaattctttttttcttttttcctttttctttttaaattcattttttctatatttttgaattataaaaaataaattt encodes:
- the LOC133671371 gene encoding histone H2B-like codes for the protein MAPRAEKKPAEKKPAEEKKTVAEKAPAEKKPKAGKKLPKEGGAAVAGDKKKKRVKKSTETYKIYIFKVLKQVHPDIGISSKAMGIMNSFINDIFEKLAQESSRLARYNKKPTITSREIQTAVRLVLPGELAKHAVSEGTKAVTKFTSS